A region from the Triticum aestivum cultivar Chinese Spring chromosome 3D, IWGSC CS RefSeq v2.1, whole genome shotgun sequence genome encodes:
- the LOC123080802 gene encoding pentatricopeptide repeat-containing protein At3g13880-like isoform X2 codes for MPPRAPAPAAFPSLDGYYLHHLRSCSTLRHTAAVHAHIARAHPFPSLFLRNTLLTSYCRLGGPARRLLDEMPRANAVSFNLLIDAYSRSGQADASLSTFARARRSASVRADRFTYVAALAACSRAGRLREGKAVHALAILEGLAGSVFVSNSLVSMYARCGDMGQTRRVFDAAEERDDVSWNALVSGYVRAGAQDDMLSVFALMRRCGMGLNSFALGSVMKCCAGSDDSLRDIAAVVHGCVVKAGLDSDVFLASAMVDMYAKKGALSEAVALFKSVLDPNVVVFNAMIAGLCRDEAAVGMDVLREALSLYSEVQSRGMEPTEFTFSSIIRACNLAGDIEFGKQIHGQVLKHCFQGNDFIGSALIDLYFNSGYMEDGFSCFRSVPKQDVVMWAAMISGCVQNELFERALTLFHELLAAGLKPDPFTISIVMNACASLAVARTGEQIQCFATKSGFGRFTAIGNSCIHMYARSGDVDAAVRRFQEMELHDVVSWSAVISSHAQHGCAREALRFFSEMVDAKVVPNEITFLGVLTACSHGGLVDEGLRYYEIMKNEYALSPTIKHRTCVVDLLGRAGRLADAEAFIRDSIFHDEPVIWRSLLASCRIHRDMERGQLVADRIMELQPSSSASYVNLYNIYLDAGELSLASKIRDVMKERGVKKEPGLSWIELRSGVHSFVAGDKCHPESNTIYAKLADMLSKIDKLTATDTSGTKSDDITRNEQSWMNWHSEKLAVALGLIHLPQSAPIRVMKNLRVCRDCHLAMKLISKSENREIILRDAIRFHHFRDGSCSCADYWHRADSPILHPLLGMVTEDQDLQLEDILSFATYKAHVANAVELILLLLAVTEAEEPFEKVTTTTTTSTSS; via the exons ATGCCTCcgcgggcgccggcgccggcggcgttcCCGTCCCTGGACGGCTACTACCTCCACCACCTCCGCTCCTGCTCGACGCTGCGGCACACCGCCGCCGTACACGCCCACATCGCCCGCGCCCACCCGTTCCCCTCCCTCTTCCTCCGCAACACGCTCCTCACCTCGTACTGCCGCCTCGGCGGCCCCGCGCGCcgcctgctcgacgaaatgccccgCGCCAACGCCGTCTCCTTCAACCTCCTCATCGACGCCTACTCCCGCTCCGGACAGGCAGACGCCTCCCTCTCGACCTTCGCGCGCGCCCGCCGTTCCGCCAGCGTCAGGGCCGACCGGTTCACGTACGTGGCCGCGCTCGCCGCGTGCTCGCGGGCCGGGCGCCTGCGGGAGGGCAAGGCCGTGCACGCGCTGGCCATCCTCGAGGGGCTCGCCGGGAGCGTGTTCGTCTCCAACTCGCTCGTCAGCATGTACGCCAGGTGCGGCGACATGGGACAGACGAGGCGGGTGTTTGACGCCGCCGAGGAGCGGGACGACGTCTCGTGGAACGCGCTGGTCTCTGGCTACGTGCGTGCAGGTGCTCAGGATGACATGCTGAGTGTGTTTGCTCTGATGCGCCGGTGCGGTATGGGCTTGAATTCTTTCGCTCTTGGAAGTGTCATGAAGTGTTGTGCTGGCAGCGATGACTCTTTGAGGGATATTGCCGCGGTGGTTCATGGATGTGTGGTGAAGGCTGGGTTGGACTCCGATGTGTTTCTTGCGAGCGCGATGGTTGACATGTATGCCAAGAAGGGCGCATTGAGTGAAGCTGTTGCGCTCTTCAAgtcggtgcttgatcccaatgtgGTTGTGTTCAATGCCATGATTGCGGGGCTGTGTCGTGATGAGGCTGCTGTCGGTATGGATGTCCTGAGAGAAGCGTTGAGTCTGTATTCAGAGGTGCAGAGTCGAGGAATGGAGCCTACCGAGTTCACATTCTCCAGCATCATACGAGCGTGCAACTTGGCAGGTGACATTGAATTCGGAAAACAGATACATGGACAAGTACTGAAGCATTGTTTCCAGGGAAATGACTTCATTGGGAGTGCACTGATTGACTTGTACTTCAACTCTGGCTATATGGAAGATGGGTTCAGTTGTTTCAGATCTGTTCCGAAGCAAGATGTCGTCATGTGGGCAGCGATGATTTCAGGGTGTGTTCAAAATGAGCTTTTCGAAAGGGCACTGACCCTGTTCCATGAATTATTAGCTGCTGGACTGAAACCTGACCCTTTCACTATATCGATAGTGATGAATGCTTGTGCCAGTTTGGCTGTTGCAAGGACTGGTGAGCAGATTCAGTGCTTTGCCACAAAATCTGGATTTGGTCGGTTCACTGCCATTGGAAACTCCTGCATACATATGTATGCTAGATCAGGGGATGTTGATGCTGCAGTCCGGAGGTTTCAGGAGATGGAATTACACGATGTTGTGTCTTGGTCTGCTGTAATATCAAGCCATGCACAGCATGGCTGTGCAAGGGAGGCTTTACGGTTTTTCAGTGAAATGGTAGATGCAAAGGTGGTGCCAAATGAGATTACTTTTCTCGGTGTCCTTACTGCATGTAGCCATGGAGGATTGGTTGATGAGGGACTCAG GTATTATGAAATCATGAAAAATGAGTATGCATTGAGTCCAACCATAAAGCATCGCACATGTGTTGTTGATCTCCTTGGCCGAGCTGGGAGACTAGCTGATGCTGAGGCTTTTATAAGGGATTCAATCTTCCATGATGAACCTGTCATCTGGCGGTCTTTGCTAGCATCATGTCGTATCCATCGAGACATGGAGAGAGGTCAACTTGTTGCAGATAGGATAATGGAACTACAACCCAGTTCCTCAGCATCCTATGTAAATCTCTACAACATTTACCTGGATGCTGGGGAACTCTCCTTAGCTTCAAAAATTAGAGATGTGATGAAAGAGCGAGGTGTGAAGAAAGAACCTGGTCTGAGTTGGATTGAACTAAGGTCCGGGGTTCACTCTTTTGTTGCCGGTGACAAGTGCCATCCAGAGAGCAACACAATATATGCGAAACTGGCAGATATGCTTTCCAAGATTGATAAACTGACAGCCACTGATACTTCCGGCACAAAGTCAGATGACATCACTAGAAACGAGCAAAGTTGGATGAATTGGCATAGTGAGAAACTAGCTGTGGCATTAGGATTGATTCATTTACCACAGTCAGCACCTATACGAGTAATGAAGAACTTGAGAGTCTGCCGTGACTGCCATTTAGCTATGAAATTGATATCGAAGAGTGAAAACAGAGAAATAATCTTGAGAGATGCGATTCGCTTCCACCACTTCAGAGATGGCTCATGTTCTTGTGCGGATTACTG GCATCGTGCTGATTCTCCTATTCTCCATCCCCTGTTAGGCATGGTGACAGAAGACCAGGATCTCCAATTGGAAGACATCCTCTCCTTCGCCACCTATAAGGCACACGTCGCCAATGCG GTGGAACTTATCTTGCTTTTATTAGCAGTTACGGAGGCTGAGGAGCCCTTCGAGAaggtcaccaccaccaccaccacctccacgtcGTCATAG
- the LOC123080802 gene encoding pentatricopeptide repeat-containing protein At3g13880-like isoform X1 translates to MPPRAPAPAAFPSLDGYYLHHLRSCSTLRHTAAVHAHIARAHPFPSLFLRNTLLTSYCRLGGPARRLLDEMPRANAVSFNLLIDAYSRSGQADASLSTFARARRSASVRADRFTYVAALAACSRAGRLREGKAVHALAILEGLAGSVFVSNSLVSMYARCGDMGQTRRVFDAAEERDDVSWNALVSGYVRAGAQDDMLSVFALMRRCGMGLNSFALGSVMKCCAGSDDSLRDIAAVVHGCVVKAGLDSDVFLASAMVDMYAKKGALSEAVALFKSVLDPNVVVFNAMIAGLCRDEAAVGMDVLREALSLYSEVQSRGMEPTEFTFSSIIRACNLAGDIEFGKQIHGQVLKHCFQGNDFIGSALIDLYFNSGYMEDGFSCFRSVPKQDVVMWAAMISGCVQNELFERALTLFHELLAAGLKPDPFTISIVMNACASLAVARTGEQIQCFATKSGFGRFTAIGNSCIHMYARSGDVDAAVRRFQEMELHDVVSWSAVISSHAQHGCAREALRFFSEMVDAKVVPNEITFLGVLTACSHGGLVDEGLRYYEIMKNEYALSPTIKHRTCVVDLLGRAGRLADAEAFIRDSIFHDEPVIWRSLLASCRIHRDMERGQLVADRIMELQPSSSASYVNLYNIYLDAGELSLASKIRDVMKERGVKKEPGLSWIELRSGVHSFVAGDKCHPESNTIYAKLADMLSKIDKLTATDTSGTKSDDITRNEQSWMNWHSEKLAVALGLIHLPQSAPIRVMKNLRVCRDCHLAMKLISKSENREIILRDAIRFHHFRDGSCSCADYW, encoded by the exons ATGCCTCcgcgggcgccggcgccggcggcgttcCCGTCCCTGGACGGCTACTACCTCCACCACCTCCGCTCCTGCTCGACGCTGCGGCACACCGCCGCCGTACACGCCCACATCGCCCGCGCCCACCCGTTCCCCTCCCTCTTCCTCCGCAACACGCTCCTCACCTCGTACTGCCGCCTCGGCGGCCCCGCGCGCcgcctgctcgacgaaatgccccgCGCCAACGCCGTCTCCTTCAACCTCCTCATCGACGCCTACTCCCGCTCCGGACAGGCAGACGCCTCCCTCTCGACCTTCGCGCGCGCCCGCCGTTCCGCCAGCGTCAGGGCCGACCGGTTCACGTACGTGGCCGCGCTCGCCGCGTGCTCGCGGGCCGGGCGCCTGCGGGAGGGCAAGGCCGTGCACGCGCTGGCCATCCTCGAGGGGCTCGCCGGGAGCGTGTTCGTCTCCAACTCGCTCGTCAGCATGTACGCCAGGTGCGGCGACATGGGACAGACGAGGCGGGTGTTTGACGCCGCCGAGGAGCGGGACGACGTCTCGTGGAACGCGCTGGTCTCTGGCTACGTGCGTGCAGGTGCTCAGGATGACATGCTGAGTGTGTTTGCTCTGATGCGCCGGTGCGGTATGGGCTTGAATTCTTTCGCTCTTGGAAGTGTCATGAAGTGTTGTGCTGGCAGCGATGACTCTTTGAGGGATATTGCCGCGGTGGTTCATGGATGTGTGGTGAAGGCTGGGTTGGACTCCGATGTGTTTCTTGCGAGCGCGATGGTTGACATGTATGCCAAGAAGGGCGCATTGAGTGAAGCTGTTGCGCTCTTCAAgtcggtgcttgatcccaatgtgGTTGTGTTCAATGCCATGATTGCGGGGCTGTGTCGTGATGAGGCTGCTGTCGGTATGGATGTCCTGAGAGAAGCGTTGAGTCTGTATTCAGAGGTGCAGAGTCGAGGAATGGAGCCTACCGAGTTCACATTCTCCAGCATCATACGAGCGTGCAACTTGGCAGGTGACATTGAATTCGGAAAACAGATACATGGACAAGTACTGAAGCATTGTTTCCAGGGAAATGACTTCATTGGGAGTGCACTGATTGACTTGTACTTCAACTCTGGCTATATGGAAGATGGGTTCAGTTGTTTCAGATCTGTTCCGAAGCAAGATGTCGTCATGTGGGCAGCGATGATTTCAGGGTGTGTTCAAAATGAGCTTTTCGAAAGGGCACTGACCCTGTTCCATGAATTATTAGCTGCTGGACTGAAACCTGACCCTTTCACTATATCGATAGTGATGAATGCTTGTGCCAGTTTGGCTGTTGCAAGGACTGGTGAGCAGATTCAGTGCTTTGCCACAAAATCTGGATTTGGTCGGTTCACTGCCATTGGAAACTCCTGCATACATATGTATGCTAGATCAGGGGATGTTGATGCTGCAGTCCGGAGGTTTCAGGAGATGGAATTACACGATGTTGTGTCTTGGTCTGCTGTAATATCAAGCCATGCACAGCATGGCTGTGCAAGGGAGGCTTTACGGTTTTTCAGTGAAATGGTAGATGCAAAGGTGGTGCCAAATGAGATTACTTTTCTCGGTGTCCTTACTGCATGTAGCCATGGAGGATTGGTTGATGAGGGACTCAG GTATTATGAAATCATGAAAAATGAGTATGCATTGAGTCCAACCATAAAGCATCGCACATGTGTTGTTGATCTCCTTGGCCGAGCTGGGAGACTAGCTGATGCTGAGGCTTTTATAAGGGATTCAATCTTCCATGATGAACCTGTCATCTGGCGGTCTTTGCTAGCATCATGTCGTATCCATCGAGACATGGAGAGAGGTCAACTTGTTGCAGATAGGATAATGGAACTACAACCCAGTTCCTCAGCATCCTATGTAAATCTCTACAACATTTACCTGGATGCTGGGGAACTCTCCTTAGCTTCAAAAATTAGAGATGTGATGAAAGAGCGAGGTGTGAAGAAAGAACCTGGTCTGAGTTGGATTGAACTAAGGTCCGGGGTTCACTCTTTTGTTGCCGGTGACAAGTGCCATCCAGAGAGCAACACAATATATGCGAAACTGGCAGATATGCTTTCCAAGATTGATAAACTGACAGCCACTGATACTTCCGGCACAAAGTCAGATGACATCACTAGAAACGAGCAAAGTTGGATGAATTGGCATAGTGAGAAACTAGCTGTGGCATTAGGATTGATTCATTTACCACAGTCAGCACCTATACGAGTAATGAAGAACTTGAGAGTCTGCCGTGACTGCCATTTAGCTATGAAATTGATATCGAAGAGTGAAAACAGAGAAATAATCTTGAGAGATGCGATTCGCTTCCACCACTTCAGAGATGGCTCATGTTCTTGTGCGGATTACTGGTAG